In Streptomyces puniciscabiei, a single genomic region encodes these proteins:
- a CDS encoding serine/threonine-protein kinase, with product MSGDGEHPPDARLIGGRYRLAERLGSGPTGTVWRAADEQQPGRLVAVKEPQLPGDPADDEDSRRIAHRLFREARAAARVRHPSAVTVYDVVTEGEVPWIVMELVAGESLREALRRGPLPPAEAARIGLAVLGALRAAHAVGIVHRDVKPANVLLESGTGRVVVTDFGTGDGHTEDAPAGFVAPERAAGPGAGPASDLWSLGALLRVALAGADPGPLGPLLDRLHADAPEARPGAAEVAAALREYLGLTPVPEPAPEPAPERPAPPFTDPPECPSSDPSAHPSPEPPRRTPRTALGLLLAKKAGLG from the coding sequence ATGAGTGGAGACGGCGAACACCCGCCCGACGCACGTCTGATCGGTGGCCGCTACCGGCTGGCCGAACGCCTCGGGTCCGGGCCCACCGGGACCGTCTGGCGGGCCGCGGACGAACAGCAGCCGGGCCGCCTGGTCGCGGTCAAGGAGCCCCAGTTGCCCGGCGATCCGGCCGACGACGAGGACAGCCGCCGTATCGCCCACCGGCTCTTCCGGGAGGCCCGCGCCGCGGCCCGGGTCCGCCATCCCTCCGCCGTCACGGTGTACGACGTCGTCACCGAGGGCGAAGTCCCCTGGATCGTCATGGAGCTGGTGGCGGGGGAGTCGCTGCGGGAGGCCCTGCGGCGCGGCCCCCTCCCGCCCGCCGAGGCCGCCCGGATCGGGCTCGCCGTGCTCGGTGCCCTGCGCGCCGCCCACGCCGTCGGCATCGTGCACCGGGACGTCAAACCGGCCAACGTCCTGCTGGAGTCCGGCACCGGGCGGGTGGTCGTCACCGACTTCGGGACCGGCGACGGACACACCGAGGACGCGCCCGCCGGTTTCGTCGCCCCCGAGCGCGCCGCGGGGCCCGGCGCCGGCCCGGCCTCCGACCTGTGGTCCCTCGGTGCCCTGCTCCGCGTCGCCCTCGCCGGCGCGGACCCCGGCCCGCTGGGTCCGCTGCTGGACCGGCTGCACGCCGACGCACCGGAGGCCCGCCCCGGCGCGGCGGAGGTCGCGGCGGCCCTGCGGGAGTACCTGGGGCTCACACCCGTACCGGAACCGGCGCCCGAACCCGCACCCGAGCGGCCTGCGCCACCCTTCACCGACCCCCCTGAGTGCCCGTCCTCCGACCCGAGCGCGCACCCGTCCCCCGAGCCCCCTCGCCGCACCCCCAGGACCGCACTCGGACTGCTCCTCGCGAAAA
- a CDS encoding MBL fold metallo-hydrolase: MAEDSVQKFMVGDVEVLRIVEWQGPLAPARRLVPDSGPGLWQEYEDQLAPEHWEPGTDMAVSALQTWVVRSAGRTVLVDTGVGRNRERPGNPLFHRRPGDLPGRLRRAGVDPGEVDLVVNTHIHADHCGWNTHDVNGEWVPTFPRARYLLPAADDRHFGPEGGYAGGVRVDDRLLYEDSVAPVHRAGQAVLWEDGHRIDEHLVLEPAPGHTPGSSVLRVESGGERAVFVGDLLHSPVQILRPECSSCFCLDPRQAAATRRRVLERAAEERELVVPAHFAGAGAVEVRKARHGFTLHRWAA; encoded by the coding sequence ATGGCTGAAGACAGCGTGCAGAAGTTCATGGTCGGGGACGTCGAGGTGCTCCGCATCGTCGAGTGGCAGGGGCCCCTCGCCCCCGCGCGGCGGCTCGTCCCGGACTCCGGTCCCGGGCTGTGGCAGGAGTACGAGGATCAGCTCGCCCCCGAACACTGGGAGCCCGGCACCGACATGGCGGTCTCGGCGCTGCAGACCTGGGTGGTGCGCAGCGCCGGGCGGACCGTCCTGGTCGACACCGGGGTGGGCCGGAACCGGGAGCGGCCCGGCAACCCGCTGTTCCACCGGCGCCCCGGCGACCTCCCCGGGCGGCTGCGGCGGGCGGGGGTGGACCCGGGCGAGGTGGACCTCGTGGTGAACACCCACATCCACGCCGACCACTGTGGCTGGAACACCCATGACGTCAACGGCGAGTGGGTGCCGACCTTCCCACGCGCCCGGTACCTTCTGCCGGCCGCCGACGACCGCCACTTCGGCCCCGAGGGCGGATACGCCGGCGGGGTGCGCGTGGACGACCGGCTGCTGTACGAGGACAGTGTGGCGCCCGTGCACCGCGCCGGACAGGCCGTGCTGTGGGAGGACGGCCACCGGATCGACGAGCACCTCGTCCTGGAGCCCGCCCCCGGCCACACCCCGGGCTCCTCCGTGCTGCGGGTCGAATCCGGCGGCGAGCGGGCCGTGTTCGTCGGCGACCTCCTGCACAGCCCGGTGCAGATCCTGCGCCCCGAGTGCAGCAGCTGCTTCTGCCTGGACCCGCGGCAGGCGGCCGCGACCCGTCGGCGTGTCCTGGAACGCGCCGCCGAGGAAAGGGAGTTGGTCGTCCCGGCGCACTTCGCCGGTGCCGGAGCGGTGGAGGTGCGCAAGGCGCGCCACGGCTTCACCCTGCACCGCTGGGCCGCCTGA